The DNA window TTTAGAAGACTTAAGCACAAGACACAGGTTTTTTTATCTCCAGCAGGCGACCATTACAGAACAAGACTGACCCATACACTTGAAGTTGCCCAGATTGCAAGGACTATTGCAAAGGCTTTATCCCTCAATGAGGACCTTGTTGAGGCTATTTCTTTGGGACACGACCTTGGCCATACACCCTTTGGTCACGCAGGAGAAGACTCTTTGAATGAGATACATAAGGGTGGATTCAGGCATTATGAACAGAGCCTCAGGGTTGTTGATGTGCTTGAAAAGGATGGTAATGGTTTGAATCTGACGATTGAGGTAAGGGATGGTATCGTAAAACATTCAAAGGGCAAGGGGGAAATTATAATAAAAGACGAAGAGGATAAGCCTTTTACAAAAGAGGCTGAAGTTGTGAGAATAGCGGATATAATCGCATATATTAACCATGATATTGATGACGCAACAAGGGGAAACATTATCACAGAGTCAGATGTGCCGAAAGAATGTGTAGAATTTATGGGTAAAACAAGCTCAAAAAGGATAGACAGCATGGTCCGTGGTGTGATTTTTGAAACATTAAAAAATACGAATCTAAATTTAAGTATCAGTGAGGAGCTTGAATATCATATAGCAAAACTCAGGGATTTTTTGTATGAAAGGGTTTATGATAACCATATTGTTCATAATGATTTTATAAAGTGTTCAAAGATAATAAAAGACCTTTACCATTATTTTTTAAAAAACCCTGATGCCTTTCTTGAAGAAACAGGCAGAAAGGATTTCTATGATGAGCAATCGATATGTGTATGCGACTTTATTGCAGGCATGACAGATAGATATGCCTTTAATCTTTTTGAAAAGTTTTTTCTTCCATTGCCGTGGAAGATGCCGGTATAGAGAAATAATGGAGAATGTAGAATGGAGAATTAACAACTGAAAGAAATTAATTCTTCATTCTTAATTTTTTAATTCTTCATTTTACTGAAGGGAGTTTAGATGATGGAAAAGGTTTATAATCCACATAAGATAGAGGAAAGATGGTATAGGTTTTGGGTTGAGAAAGGGTACTTTACAGCGGAAAATGGCTCTTCAAGCCCCCCATTCTCTATGGTGATACCTCCACCGAATGTTACAGGTTCGTTACATATGGGGCATGCACTGAATAATACCTTACAGGATATTGTTGTGCGGTTTAAAAGAATGGCCGGTTTTAATACATTATGGGTACCAGGAACCGACCACGCAGGCATTGCCACACAAAATGTAGTTGAGAGGGAAATTGCCAAAGAAGGTTTGACACGCGAACTACTTGGCAGGGATAAATTCATAGAGATGGTCTGGGAATGGAAGAGAAAGTCAGGCGGCATTATCATTGAACAACTGAAAAGGCTTGGCTGTTCATGTGACTGGTCAAGGGAGCGCTTTACCATGGATGAGGGGCTTTCGCGAGCAGTCCGTGAAGTTTTTGTGAGATTATATCAGGAAGGGTTGATCTATAGAGGCAATTATATCATTAACTGGTGTCCGAGATGTAAGACCGCCCTTTCTGACCTTGAAGCAGAGCATGAGGAAACGAAGGGCTACCTCTATTATATAAAATATCCGCTGGCAGAAGGAGATGGATATTTGACTGTTGCAACTACAAGGCCCGAAACAATGCTTGGAGACACAGCTGTCGCAGTTAACCCCCAGGATGAGCGATACGAAAAATATATTGGAAAATCAGTGATACTCCCGGTGGTAGAAAAGCATATACCTGTTATAGGGGATACCTATGTAGATAAAGATTTCGGAACAGGCGTATTAAAGGTTACACCTGCCCATGATTTTAACGATTTTGAAATAGGAAACAGGCATGGTCTTCAGGTGGTAAAGGTGATAGATGATGATGGAAAGATGAACGAGAACGCAGTCCATTACAGGGGGATGGACAGGTTTGAGTGCAGGGAGAAGATTATTGAGGAATTACGTACCAAGGGATTGCTTGAAAAGATAGAACCCTATGCCCTGCCTGTGGGAAAGTGTTACAGGTGCAAGACAGTTGTTGAACCTGCATTATCTTTACAGTGGTTTTTAAAGATGAAGCCCCTGGCAGAGCCTGCGATTAAGGCCGTAAAAACCCACAGGGTAAGGATAATTCCGGAGATGTGGGAGAAGGTTTACTTTGAGTGGATGGAGAACATCAAGGATTGGTGTATATCACGGCAGATATGGTGGGGACACAGGATACCTGTCTGGTATTGTGATAGATGTATGAAAACGTACGTATCGGTGGAGGACCTGAGTGTATGTGAGGATTGTAAGGGAGAGTTGAGACAGGAATCAGACGTACTCGACACATGGTTCTCTTCAGGACTATGGCCTTTTTCCACCCTCGGGTGGCCAGACAATACAGATGACCTTAAGACCTTTTACCC is part of the Pseudomonadota bacterium genome and encodes:
- a CDS encoding deoxyguanosinetriphosphate triphosphohydrolase, whose product is MNIRNRLEEKEEYILSPFAQKSSKTRGRVKPEPECDIRPAFQHDRDRITHSKSFRRLKHKTQVFLSPAGDHYRTRLTHTLEVAQIARTIAKALSLNEDLVEAISLGHDLGHTPFGHAGEDSLNEIHKGGFRHYEQSLRVVDVLEKDGNGLNLTIEVRDGIVKHSKGKGEIIIKDEEDKPFTKEAEVVRIADIIAYINHDIDDATRGNIITESDVPKECVEFMGKTSSKRIDSMVRGVIFETLKNTNLNLSISEELEYHIAKLRDFLYERVYDNHIVHNDFIKCSKIIKDLYHYFLKNPDAFLEETGRKDFYDEQSICVCDFIAGMTDRYAFNLFEKFFLPLPWKMPV
- a CDS encoding valine--tRNA ligase, which codes for MMEKVYNPHKIEERWYRFWVEKGYFTAENGSSSPPFSMVIPPPNVTGSLHMGHALNNTLQDIVVRFKRMAGFNTLWVPGTDHAGIATQNVVEREIAKEGLTRELLGRDKFIEMVWEWKRKSGGIIIEQLKRLGCSCDWSRERFTMDEGLSRAVREVFVRLYQEGLIYRGNYIINWCPRCKTALSDLEAEHEETKGYLYYIKYPLAEGDGYLTVATTRPETMLGDTAVAVNPQDERYEKYIGKSVILPVVEKHIPVIGDTYVDKDFGTGVLKVTPAHDFNDFEIGNRHGLQVVKVIDDDGKMNENAVHYRGMDRFECREKIIEELRTKGLLEKIEPYALPVGKCYRCKTVVEPALSLQWFLKMKPLAEPAIKAVKTHRVRIIPEMWEKVYFEWMENIKDWCISRQIWWGHRIPVWYCDRCMKTYVSVEDLSVCEDCKGELRQESDVLDTWFSSGLWPFSTLGWPDNTDDLKTFYPTSLLITGFDILFFWVARMIMMGIRFMGDVPFREVYIHALVRDAEGKKMSKSKGNVIDPLSVIDRYGTDAFRFSLTMLAAQGRDILLSEERIEGVRNFVNKIWNASKLALTFLKDPAFTHTTKRSSFLPDRWIRSRVEKVIKEVKEDIDTYKFNEAANVLYNFVWHEFCDWYLELIKPNLYGKVKKYDDGITRSVLYETLLDILKLLHPLMPFVTEEIYQRLPHPENESIMVSSFPVFDDAQVDEESEGHMDMIMGVVDVIRNIRGETGIAPNVKIEVIIRANGYQPLLQEYEFYIRELARIERLAFTGNNAPKKAAIGVYKGIEVFVPIKDLIDTSAELGRIKKELVKIEEEIERLFNKLNNRLFIEKAPPEVVKKNESNYSELQEKKGKLIASKKVLEKLSGN